The following proteins come from a genomic window of Megalobrama amblycephala isolate DHTTF-2021 linkage group LG1, ASM1881202v1, whole genome shotgun sequence:
- the LOC125243345 gene encoding uncharacterized protein LOC125243345, with the protein MVCDAPARAFLKKVKGHTGYHGCEKCIQDGVYLENRMTFPRNDMPLRNDESFRNKTDSDHHHGTSPLEETLLDMVCGFPLDYMHLVCLGVMRRLLLLWLRLGPLTSRLSGFQVSVLTERLPMEFARKPRALREIDRWKATEFRQFLLYTGPVMLKDLLTTEVYKNFLLFFVGIFILSSNSLIGDHIDYANDILRLFVTHFGQLYGPKFLSYNVHCLVHLAEDAKHHGVLDNFSAFKYEDHLHKLKRLLRKPTCPLSQIVRRFSEMQRCSKEKEKNNPQLLRKLHTAGPLTESFHGASQYKEIKTCSYTLKLDQANSLVYIGSKVSKLQNIISVRDEIYVAYSTFNNHELF; encoded by the coding sequence ATGGTTTGTGACGCACCTGCACGTGCATTTCTAAAAAAGGTCAAAGGACACACAGGCTACCATGGGTGCGAAAAGTGCATTCAGGATGGCGTTTACCTGGAGAATAGAATGACCTTCCCCAGAAATGACATGCCTCTTAGAAATGATGAGAGTTTCAGAAATAAAACCGATTCAGATCACCACCATGGCACCTCACCCCTGGAAGAAACCTTACTGGACATGGTCTGTGGATTTCCCCTTGATTACATGCACCTTGTGTGCCTTGGAGTCATGAGGCGGCTTCTCCTCTTGTGGCTTCGGCTGGGTCCTCTCACGTCCAGGCTGTCAGGATTCCAAGTCTCTGTTCTGACAGAAAGATTGCCCATGGAATTTGCACGCAAACCAAGGGCACTGAGGGAAATAGATCGATGGAAGGCGACTGAATTTAGACAATTTTTATTGTACACAGGCCCGGTTATGCTAAAAGATCTACTCACCACAGAGGTGTACAAAAACTTTCTGCTATTTTTTGTTGGAATTTTCATCTTGAGCAGTAACAGCCTAATTGGAGATCACATTGACTATGCCAATGATATTCTGCGACTATTTGTCACACACTTTGGACAGCTATACGGCCCCAAATTCCTGTCCTACAATGTTCACTGTCTTGTACATCTTGCAGAAGATGCAAAGCACCACGGCGTCCTCGACAACTTCAGTGCTTTCAAGTACGAGGACCACCTGCACAAGCTGAAGAGACTCCTGCGGAAACCTACATGTCCACTGAGTCAGATTGTAAGAAGGTTCTCTGAAATGCAAAGGTGCagcaaagaaaaagagaaaaacaaccCACAGCTTCTCAGAAAACTACATACAGCTGGCCCTCTAACCGAATCTTTTCATGGAGCTTCACAgtacaaagaaataaaaacatgctCTTACACTCTGAAACTGGACCAGGCTAATAGTTTGGTTTACATTGGCAGTAAAGTTTCAAagctgcaaaatataatttcagtgAGGGATGAAATTTATGTGGCCTACAGTACCTTCAACAATCATGAACTTTTTTGA
- the LOC125250521 gene encoding uncharacterized protein LOC125250521, whose translation MQSSSSPSTFAEVIASLAVLHQEQHQALLDLRTDQERRFQAIVQAQQEDRERFRSWIDREVRQETIGQPAAPTHLPLNKMGPSDDPEAFLDLFERSAEASWSPSSRGNRRWRRSSCQQRTSWSLTTFGRPFVLAQQLRDSCRKWLLAEGSDVDRIIDRVVLEQFITRLPKKTAEWVQCHRPTSLDSAIELAEDHMVACQGVGEPLPSASLSPSFNSPSLSKPVPLPRSRPPGPPRVPPRGRGGTEQGPYYGPRAPPRGAGLPAAGPDSAPASPLSPRQPFNPLPATRAAGRSGPACWRCGDPEHFVDRCPVMEVGTLIRVPDDPQAAPSQAGEYQIP comes from the exons ATGCAATCTTCGTCCTCCCCATCGACATTTGCAGAAGTCATCGCGTCCCTCGCGGTCCTGCATCAGGAACAACATCAAGCCCTGCTGGACCTGCGCACCGACCAAGAACGTCGCTTTCAAGCCATCGTGCAGGcccagcaggaggaccgcgagaggttccggagctggattgacCGGGAGGTTCGCCAGGAGACCATCGGGCAGCCGGCTGCGCCTACCCACCTGCCGTTGAACAAAATGGGGCCGTCTGACGACCCCGAGGCCTTCCTCGACTTGTTTGAGCGGTCAGCCGAGGCAA GCTGGTCCCCCTCCTCTCGGGGGAATCGCAGGTGGCGGCGCAGCAGCTGCCAGCAGAGAACCTCCTGGTCTTTGACAACCTTCGGCCGGCCCTTCGtgttggcccaacagctccgggactcgtgcCGCAAATGGCTACTGGCTGAGGGAAGCGACGTGGACCGGATTATCGATCGCGTGGTACTGGAGCAGTTTATCACTCGGCTCCCCAAGAAAAcagccgagtgggtccagtgccaccgccccacgtcgctggactcAGCCATCGAACTGGCGGAGGACCACATGGTGGCGTGCCAaggggtcggcgaacccctaccatccgcctctctctctccttcttttaattccccctctctctctaaaCCTGTCCCTCTACCCAGGTCTCGTCCGCCCGGCCCGCCACGTGTTCCGCCCCGGGGGCGGGGTGGAACGGAACAGGGCCCGTATTATGGACCAAGAGCCCCGCCAAGGGGGGCGGGACTCCCTGCTGCCGGGCCGGACTccgctcctgcttctcccctctctccGCGTCAACCATTTAACCCGCTCCCTGCCACAAgagcggcgggcaggtctgggccggcctgttggcgttgcggggacccggagCACTTTGTGGACAGGTGTCCAGTGATGGAGGTTGGGACGTTGATCCGGGTCCCGGACGATCCGCAGGCTGCCCCCAGTCAAGCTGGCGagtaccaaatacct taa
- the LOC125243471 gene encoding gastrula zinc finger protein XlCGF57.1-like, whose product MNLMKKKRQILSVRIHTGEKPYTCQECGNGFSHKVHLEIHMRIHTGEKPYNCRQCGKSFRHKGSLIAHIRIHVRENPFNCKQCGKSFSQKGKLKIHMRVHTGEKLHTCQQCEKSFSRKEGLIAHMRIHTGEKPYTCTLCGNGFTQECSLRQHMRIHTGEKPFTCQQCGKRFIRKASLTAHMRIHTGEKLYTCQQCGKSFIRKEGLIAHMSTHTGEKPYTCTLCGNGFTQERSLRQHMRIHTGESLFTCQQCGKGFSEKGNLKVHMRIHTGEKPYTCQQCGKSFSQKRHLIDHMRTHT is encoded by the coding sequence ATGAACTTAATGAAAAAGAAGAGACAAATTCTCAGtgtgagaattcacactggagaaaagccttacacctgtcaagagtgtggaaacGGTTTCAGTCACAAAGTACACCTTgaaatccacatgagaattcacactggagaaaagccttacaacTGCagacagtgtggaaagagtttcagacataAAGGAAGCCTTATAGCTCACATCAGAATTCACGTTAGAGAGAACCCATTCAATTgcaaacagtgtggaaagagtttcagtcaaaaaggaaaACTCAAaatccacatgagagttcacactggagaaaagcttcacacctgccaacagtgtgaaaagagtttcagtcgaaaagaaggCCTTAtagcccacatgagaattcacactggagaaaagccttacacctgcactCTGTGCGGGAATGGCTTCACACAGGAATGTAGCCTCAGGcaacacatgagaattcacactggagagaaacctttcacctgccaacagtgtggaaagagattcATTCGAAAAGCAAGCCTTACAGCCCACATGagaatccacactggagaaaagctttacacctgccaacagtgtggaaagagtttcattcgAAAAGAAGGCCTTATAGCTCACATGAgcactcacactggagaaaagccttacacctgcactCTATGCGGGAATGGCTTCACACAGGAACGAAGCCTCAGGcaacacatgagaattcacactggagagagcctGTTCACCTGTCAACAGTGCGGAAAGGGTTTCAGTGagaaaggaaaccttaaagtccacatgagaattcacactggagaaaagccttatacctgccaacagtgtggaaagagtttcagtcaaaaacgACACCTTATAgaccacatgagaactcacacttGA